The genome window TTTTCACTTCCCAATTTCAACAACCATTTGGCACAATTATCGCCGCAATTAGATGCATTAAACATCATATCCGGAACATTATCAATCAGAATCAGTGTCTTTACTCCGCCAGACAAACTAGTTGGCGGAATGATTCCCATAACCGGACTGTTGATTGCCCCACTTCCGAGTACTTCTGAAGAATCTATATCATGAATCATAGCAACCGCTTTCGGGCTAACAATCCATTCTTTTTTATACCTGTTTTTAAAATATACCGATGTATTATATATGACATCCTGGGCATCACCAAAATAAACTCTTAACATAGTTATCTTAAATCTCCTTTTACTTGCATGAACTGTTCGGTCTCATTTTTACCCGATTTCCCTTCCAGTATAACATACCGAAAGCTTTTCCTCCATCTGTTCTTTCCAAAGATGTACATATTAATATACATTCCGAAATTTTTCTTGCATTTGGAATACACTAATGCTATGATGTCAAGATAGTCGTCCGCCAGACCTTCATTCTGGCCTGCCCAGCAGCCGGATCCGGAAGGTTGCACATTTTCATGTCGACAAAAACTTTGACTATATTAACGCAGGAAAGGAGCACCCCATGGATACCCAGCTATTAATGACAACCGCTATGCTCGCCGGGAAACTCATGCTTTTAAGTGGAGCTGAGACCTACCGGGTGGAAGATACCATACACCATATTCTGGGGACAGCGGAAAATCTGGAATACGCGGAGGTCCTCGTGATCATGACCGGAATCAGCGCCACGCTGAAAATAAAGGACGAACCCGCTATTTCCCTAATCAAGCGCGTGAACAGCATCGGCACGAACTTAAGCCGAATAGTATCTGTAAATGACATTTCCAGACGTTACTGCGGTGGAGAGATTTCTTTGGAAGACGCCTACACGGAGCTGGATTCCCTGCAAAAAAAAGTTTACCGCCGTTCCCAGTACAGTCTGGCCGTGGTAGGAATCTGCGTCGGCTTCTCCCTTCTGTTCGGCGGAAGCATTTGCGAGATCATTGCCTCCTTTGCCGTGGGCGCTTTTCTGGCAATCTGTATCGCGGCCGGAAAACTACTGAAATTCCACGCCTTCCTGCTGGATATATTTGCCGCTATCGGCGTCGCATTTGCCACGATCATCATGAAATTTATATTCGGCCGGCACATGAGCATGGACGTCGTGATGATTTCGTGCATCATGCCCCTGGTGCCGGGAGTTGCCATCACCAATGCGGTGCGCGATACCCTTCAGGGGGATTACCTCTCAGGGGCTGCCCGGCTTTTGGAAGCCTTTCTGAAAGCGGCCGGCATTGCACTGGGCATCGGTATCGGCCTGGCCCTGTTCAGCGGATTCATTTTAAACGGAGGTGCTATGTCATAATGATCATCAAATTCATTGCCGGAGTGATCGGTGCATTTATCGCCATCTACTCCTTCGCCGTATATATTGAAGTACCAAAAAATTATTTACTGCGCGCAGGGCTTGTCGGCGGCATCGGCGGATTTACCTACCTTTTGAGCATGGAGTTTCAACTGGGAGACGTAGGCGCCTCCTTCCTTTCCGCTCTGGTCGCCGCAATCGTCGCCCACATCTTCGCCCGGCTTTTTAAAGCGCCCGTGACCCTGTTCCTGATTCCCGGAATCCTTCCTACAGTACCGGGCGCAGGTATGTATCGGACCGTATACTACGTGATTACAGGAAATGAAACACTGGCCGGTTACTACCTGATTCAGACCCTTGAGATCGCCGGAGGAATTGCTCTTGCCATCTTCGTCGTGGACAGCTTATTCCGGGCACTGCAAAAAGGTGACTGGAAGCAGAATTCCCTGACATATATCAAGGGGAAATCTGATACACCTAAGCAATAAATTTTGCAAAAGAAGGGCTTAAGATTCTTCCGTGAATCCCAAGCCCTTCTCCAATTTTTCTCATTTATTCCTTTCGATTCTGCTCCGCAATCCGTTCCGCCAGATCATTCAAGTAGACCCATCGCTCCATCTTCTCTTCCAGAAGTTTTTCCGCATCCGCCTTTTCCTCAAGCAGCTCCTTCAGCTTCACAGAATTGGTAGCGTTCTTCATCATATCTGCATCTAAACTCTCCAGCTTTTCCTCAAGGGCGGCGATATCGTCATCTATGGTCTCAAATTCCCTCTGCTCCTTGAATGAAAACTTTAATTTTGCAGGTCTGTTCTGCTTCCATTCCTTTGCGCCGGATTTTGCCGCATCGTCCTTGCCTCCCACATTCCTGTCAGAACCCGCATTCCCCTTTTGTGCAACATTTCCACCTCCAGAAGAAATGTTTTGCTTTCTGTTTTCGCTTAAATCTTGTCTTTCTCTGTTTTTAACTTCCAGATACTCCGTGTAGCCGCCCTCGTACTGGCGGACATCTCCCATCCCATCAAGCTCCAGGATCCGGTCTGCGATATTATCCAGGAAATAGCGGTCGTGAGATACCGTGATCACGATCCCGGAAAAGGAATTCAGGTAATCCTCCAATATCGTCACCGTCGGAATATCCAGATTATTTCCCGCCTCGTCAAGAATCAGTACGTTACTGTTCTGACACAGGACTCCCAGAAGATATAGTCGCCTCTTCTCTCCGCCCGACAGCTTCCCGATCGGGGCATACTGCATCTCCGGCGTAAAGAGGAAACGTTCCAGCATCTGCGAAGCACTGATCCTTCCTTCTTTTGTCGTAATATATTCCCCGATCTCCTTGACATAGTCAATCACATTCTGCCGGTCGTCCATGTGCTGCTCTTCCTGCGCAAAATATCCGATTCTGACCGTCTCGCCAGACTCAATTTCCCCTGTATCCGGCGCTATGATGCCTGCGATCATTTTCACAAGCGTCGATTTCCCACAGCCATTGGGGCCGATGATCCCTACCTTCTGATTCTTCAGGAAAATATAGCTGTAATCTGTTACAATCTTCTTATCCCCAAACGCCTTGCTCACATGTGAAAGCTCTATGGTCTTCTTTCCCATTCTGGTCTCTATGGAATCCAGCTCCACCGTCTGATCACGCACCGGGGCTGCGCCATTTTTAAGTGCCTCCAGCCTTTCCAGACGCGCCTTCTGCTTGGTGCTTCTCGCCCGGCAGCCGCGTTTTGCCCACTCTACCTCCATGCGCAGAATACTCTGGCGTTTTCTTTCCGATGCCAGCTCCATTTCCTCCCGCTCCGCCTTCAGCTCCAGGAAACGGGAGTAATTCGCTTCATAGCTATAAATGCTTCCATGGCTGATTTCCAGAATCTTATTCGTCACCTGATCCAGGAAATAACGGTCATGTGTGACCATAATGATCGTTCCCCTGTACTCCCGCAGATATCCCTCCAGCCAGGAAATCATAGCCGCATCCAGATGATTCGTGGGCTCATCTAACAAAAGTACGTCGAATTCCGACGCCAACACCTTCGCCAGAGCCACCTTACGCCTCTGGCCGCCGGATAAATGCTCGATCTGCGTATCGTACTCCAGAATCCCGAGCTGGCTTAGATTGCTGTATACCTTCCACTGGGTCTCGCCCTCCTGCGCATAGGAGGCTATGGTCGCATGAGGCGGAAATACAGGATTTTGCGGAAGATATGCAATCTTCAGGTTATTCTGCCGCACGATCTGCCCCTGGTCCGGCACCTCACCTCCTGCGATCATCTTAAGCAACGTGGTTTTTCCCGTACCATTGATCCCGATGATTCCGATCTTATCACCCTCCTGAATTCCCACTGAGGCATCTTCAAAAATCGTCTTCTCGCCAAATATTTTACTGATATGTTCTATATTAATGATGTTCATCAGAAGCGCTCCTTTCTTCTCAATCCTTTACTTTATACTGATCCATTTATATTGCCAAATAACATTCTCACTCTTATAAGCGTTGACTTATTTGCCGGGAAATGCTATATTATAAGCAGATAAAGGGGAGACCGGAAGCGGCTCACCTTGGTTAACAACTTACATATGTTTTAAGTCGTCACTATGGCAGTAGTGGCGGCTACTTTTTATCCTTGAAAATCTTATAACAAAGACCTACAAGGGCTACAATGAAGATACCAATCTGAATTAATTCAGTGTATGTAACGTACATTGGAAACCCTCCTTTCTTTCGTACCCATAGGGCATGATATCTGGAGGGTAAGACCCTCCGAATACGGAAGGTGAGCCGCCTCGCTCTGGTTTCCCCACACAAAATATACCACATTCTTCTTTCATAATCAACGAGAAGTTGGCAGCCGAGATGAAGGTCCACAAGGCGTTCACCCAGGCATGCCCGGACATCGAGATAAACCTCCACCAGACGTTCCCTTAGACTTGCCTGGCAATCAAAAGAAGGAACTGCATCTTAGAACAGTTCCTCCCCTTTCCTATTCAAATCCTGCTCCCGGTCGGCTATTACGAAAACCGTGCGAACGGGTTCTCATATTTTGCAATGCCTCCCAGACGGTCCTCAATCCTGAGAAGCTGGTTGTATTTTGCCACCCTCTCGGACCGGCAGGGCGCTCCGGTCTTGATCTGCCCTGTGTTAAACGCCACGGCCAGATCGGCAATAATGGAATCCTCCGTCTCGCCGGAGCGGTGGGAAATAATCGCACTATATCCCGCGCTCTTTGCCATCTCTATGGCGTCGAAGGCCTCCGTCAATGTTCCAATCTGGTTCACCTTGATCAGAATAGCATTTGCGATCTCCTTGATAATTCCGGCATTCAAACGCTTGACGTTCGTCACGAACAGATCATCTCCCACAAGCTGTACCTGAAGCCCCATACGTGTCGTGATCAGCTCCCAGCCTTCCCAGTCCTCCTCGTCCAGCGCGTCCTCAATAGACATGATCGGGAATTCTTCAATCAGTTCTTCATAGTAATCAATCATTTCCTCGGTAGAACGCACCACGCGGTGGCCATGCATTTTCCCTTCTCCCTCAAATACATATTCTCCGGTCTCCTTATTGTACAACTCACTCGCCGCCGCATCTAACGCGATCACGACCTGCTCCTTCGGTTTGTAGCTGGCTTTTTCGATTGCCCGCACGATGAAGCGCAGGGCTTCCTTTGCGTCCGGCAGATCCGGTGCAAAACCGCCCTCGTCGCCTACCGCAGTCTGATACCCGCTGTCGGCAAGCAGGGAACGAAGCGCTTTGTAGATCTCCGCGCACATCTGCAGCCCCTGTTCAAAGCAGCAGGCTCCCACCGGCATGATCATAAATTCCTGGATATCAATGGTGTTATCGGCGTGGCGTCCTCCATTTAAAATGTTCATCATCGGAACCGGCATCTGCTTGGCGTTCACACCGCCCAGATACTGGTACAAAGGAAGATGAACCGCCTTTGCCGCAGCCCTCGCCGCAGCCATGGACACTCCCAACATAGCGTTGGCCCCCAGATTGATCTTGTTGTCGGTTCCGTCAAGCTTCACCAGCAGGTGATCGATCTTTGCCTGTTCAAATACATTCATTCCGATGATTTCCCTGGCAATGCGGTCATTTACATGCTCCACCGCTTTTTTCACTCCAAGTCCCTGATACCTGTGCTGCCCGTCGCGCAGCTCGATCGCCTCATATTTTCCTGTCGAGGCCCCCGAAGGCACCGCCGCCCTTCCCAGGTGCTTTTCCCCCGCGAGCACCTCCACCTCTACCGTCGGATTCCCTCTGGAATCCAGAATTTCTCTTGCGTATATGTCCGTGATCGGCAAATATTTATACATGATGATGTTCCTCCTTTTTCCTACTGCGTTTCCAAACTAATCGCCTCCAAATCAGCCTTATTCTCTGCTTTTGGGTGAAGTGATTACCTTTGAAAAATAAATTAGTTACTATTTTAGTATGTCCCGGGAATTTAATATCATGCCGCTGTCATAATTTACCGCTGCTGCCTGATTCTTTCATCTGAGCTTTCATAACTTTACTATCCGGCCTGCTTGCCAGCCAGCTGTTTTTCCTGCTATTCGATCATTTTCTTTTAAAATATACCCTCTTTTTACAATGTATTTTTGTATCATCGTATACATTAAAAACTTGCTCTCAAACGGTTGACTTTCCTTTTCCCCCGCGTTACAATGCGTGTAGAAATGAGGCTAAACATCAGTATTTATCTGTTATGATATCCTTCATTTTTAAATAAAGGAAACTGGGGAGTATACAAATGAAATCCAAATTAAACAACTTTCTTGTAATGACGGGTGCCACTTTGATTATGTCTGTTGGTGTCTATTTTTTTAAGTTTACAAACAATTTTACGTTTGGCGGTATCACCGGTCTTGCCGTACTCGTTGCACATACCGAACTGCTTTCCGCCTCTGACTTTTCCTTCGTTGCCAACATGGCATTACTCGCGATTGGCGGCCTTTTGCTAGGCAAGACTTTCATTGCCAAAACCGCCTACTGCAGTATTTTGCTATCTATTTCGCTTTCCGTATTAGAACGCTTGTGGCCGATGACTCAGCCGTTCACGGACCAGCCTATGATGGAACTCCTATTTGCCATCGTCCTTCCGGCATTTGGCTCTGCGGTACTTTTCAATATTGGCGCTTCCAGTGGCGGAACGGATATCATAGCCATGATCTTTAAGAAATACACCAGTGTCAATATCGGATACGCATTGATTCTTTCCGATGTTGCCGTCACGATTGCAGGTTTCTTTATCTTTGACATCAAGACCGGACTTTATTCCTGCTGCGGACTTGCGCTTCGTTCTCTCATGGTGGACAACTTCATCGAGAGTTTGAACCTGTCCAAGTACTTTAACGTGGTATGTTCGAATCCGGAACCGATCTGTGACTTCATCGTTCATAAACTGGGGCGAGGCGCCACCGTGTGCGATGCACATGGCGCATTCTCCGGCGCCGAGAAACACATTATTTTTACGGCTCTGAACCGCCATCAGGCGATCCGGCTTCGTAACTTTATCAAGACAGAAGACCCCAGTGCATTCATCCTGATTTCAAACACCAGTGAGATCATTGGAAAGGGCTTCCACAGTGTTTAGTTCTCAAATCCAATTTTCACAAAACAGGGCGATATGCCCTGTTTTTGTTTCATAGGAAAGAGTATCTTATGAAACATAACCAATTCTTTTCATATTTCTTATTTTCTTATTCCACAAAATGTGCTATTATATGAGTAAGAACTTCGGTGGGGGAAACTATTCCTAGTATTTATAGACAAAGAGGGCTAAGTAATGGATCATACAAAACAAAGCGTTCCCTCCGCCGCTCATCTAACGGCTCTGGAGACGCAATGGCTGAACGCGGTCAGTCCGGAAGATTTTGTACAAAATAATAAAGCTTTTAATATGCTAATGATGAAATACCGCTGTGCG of Roseburia hominis contains these proteins:
- a CDS encoding DUF4869 domain-containing protein, which gives rise to MLRVYFGDAQDVIYNTSVYFKNRYKKEWIVSPKAVAMIHDIDSSEVLGSGAINSPVMGIIPPTSLSGGVKTLILIDNVPDMMFNASNCGDNCAKWLLKLGSEKDVTVNLRHIMDFGEDEFEIYVVNTDAVVHNMDELAVIAGRYV
- a CDS encoding threonine/serine exporter family protein, with translation MDTQLLMTTAMLAGKLMLLSGAETYRVEDTIHHILGTAENLEYAEVLVIMTGISATLKIKDEPAISLIKRVNSIGTNLSRIVSVNDISRRYCGGEISLEDAYTELDSLQKKVYRRSQYSLAVVGICVGFSLLFGGSICEIIASFAVGAFLAICIAAGKLLKFHAFLLDIFAAIGVAFATIIMKFIFGRHMSMDVVMISCIMPLVPGVAITNAVRDTLQGDYLSGAARLLEAFLKAAGIALGIGIGLALFSGFILNGGAMS
- a CDS encoding threonine/serine exporter family protein, with the translated sequence MIIKFIAGVIGAFIAIYSFAVYIEVPKNYLLRAGLVGGIGGFTYLLSMEFQLGDVGASFLSALVAAIVAHIFARLFKAPVTLFLIPGILPTVPGAGMYRTVYYVITGNETLAGYYLIQTLEIAGGIALAIFVVDSLFRALQKGDWKQNSLTYIKGKSDTPKQ
- a CDS encoding ABC-F family ATP-binding cassette domain-containing protein → MNIINIEHISKIFGEKTIFEDASVGIQEGDKIGIIGINGTGKTTLLKMIAGGEVPDQGQIVRQNNLKIAYLPQNPVFPPHATIASYAQEGETQWKVYSNLSQLGILEYDTQIEHLSGGQRRKVALAKVLASEFDVLLLDEPTNHLDAAMISWLEGYLREYRGTIIMVTHDRYFLDQVTNKILEISHGSIYSYEANYSRFLELKAEREEMELASERKRQSILRMEVEWAKRGCRARSTKQKARLERLEALKNGAAPVRDQTVELDSIETRMGKKTIELSHVSKAFGDKKIVTDYSYIFLKNQKVGIIGPNGCGKSTLVKMIAGIIAPDTGEIESGETVRIGYFAQEEQHMDDRQNVIDYVKEIGEYITTKEGRISASQMLERFLFTPEMQYAPIGKLSGGEKRRLYLLGVLCQNSNVLILDEAGNNLDIPTVTILEDYLNSFSGIVITVSHDRYFLDNIADRILELDGMGDVRQYEGGYTEYLEVKNRERQDLSENRKQNISSGGGNVAQKGNAGSDRNVGGKDDAAKSGAKEWKQNRPAKLKFSFKEQREFETIDDDIAALEEKLESLDADMMKNATNSVKLKELLEEKADAEKLLEEKMERWVYLNDLAERIAEQNRKE
- a CDS encoding putative holin-like toxin, whose protein sequence is MYVTYTELIQIGIFIVALVGLCYKIFKDKK
- the eno gene encoding phosphopyruvate hydratase, with the translated sequence MYKYLPITDIYAREILDSRGNPTVEVEVLAGEKHLGRAAVPSGASTGKYEAIELRDGQHRYQGLGVKKAVEHVNDRIAREIIGMNVFEQAKIDHLLVKLDGTDNKINLGANAMLGVSMAAARAAAKAVHLPLYQYLGGVNAKQMPVPMMNILNGGRHADNTIDIQEFMIMPVGACCFEQGLQMCAEIYKALRSLLADSGYQTAVGDEGGFAPDLPDAKEALRFIVRAIEKASYKPKEQVVIALDAAASELYNKETGEYVFEGEGKMHGHRVVRSTEEMIDYYEELIEEFPIMSIEDALDEEDWEGWELITTRMGLQVQLVGDDLFVTNVKRLNAGIIKEIANAILIKVNQIGTLTEAFDAIEMAKSAGYSAIISHRSGETEDSIIADLAVAFNTGQIKTGAPCRSERVAKYNQLLRIEDRLGGIAKYENPFARFS
- a CDS encoding YitT family protein; this encodes MKSKLNNFLVMTGATLIMSVGVYFFKFTNNFTFGGITGLAVLVAHTELLSASDFSFVANMALLAIGGLLLGKTFIAKTAYCSILLSISLSVLERLWPMTQPFTDQPMMELLFAIVLPAFGSAVLFNIGASSGGTDIIAMIFKKYTSVNIGYALILSDVAVTIAGFFIFDIKTGLYSCCGLALRSLMVDNFIESLNLSKYFNVVCSNPEPICDFIVHKLGRGATVCDAHGAFSGAEKHIIFTALNRHQAIRLRNFIKTEDPSAFILISNTSEIIGKGFHSV